In a genomic window of Streptomyces pristinaespiralis:
- the bla gene encoding class A beta-lactamase, producing the protein MTSSGPAVTRRALLGAAALLPLAGCATNKPVSPSPTGTPSSSVASSPPADRHDRLVELERKYDARLGMYALATGSGKVIAHRADERFAFCSTFKGLAAAAVLDRNPLSHLDTLVRYTEADLLKNASITPRHVSTGMTIRGLCDAAVRHSDGTAGNLLLRDLGGPAELTAYVRGLGDTVTRMDRIEPLITEATPGDPRDTTSPRAFGSDYREIVLGDALPPEKRAFLRDLLERNATGAGAARVRAGVPKGWAVADKTGTGSYGTLNDIAVVWPPGSAPIVISIMSSKATEDAAYDQALIAEAAAYAVAVLAPRG; encoded by the coding sequence ATGACGTCGTCGGGACCGGCCGTCACACGCCGCGCCCTCCTCGGCGCGGCGGCGCTGTTACCGCTGGCCGGGTGCGCCACGAACAAGCCGGTCTCCCCATCACCGACGGGGACCCCGTCCTCCTCCGTCGCCTCCTCTCCGCCGGCCGACCGGCACGACCGGCTGGTCGAGCTGGAGCGGAAGTACGACGCCCGTCTGGGCATGTACGCCCTCGCCACCGGCAGCGGCAAGGTCATCGCCCACCGGGCCGACGAACGGTTCGCGTTCTGCTCCACGTTCAAGGGCCTCGCGGCGGCCGCGGTGCTGGACAGGAACCCGCTGTCGCACCTGGACACGCTCGTCAGGTACACCGAGGCGGATCTGCTGAAGAACGCGTCCATCACGCCGCGCCACGTCTCCACCGGCATGACGATCCGCGGGCTCTGCGACGCGGCGGTCCGCCACAGCGACGGCACCGCCGGCAACCTGCTGCTCCGTGACCTCGGCGGTCCGGCCGAGCTGACGGCGTACGTGCGCGGCCTCGGTGACACGGTCACCCGCATGGACCGGATCGAGCCTCTGATCACGGAGGCCACCCCGGGCGACCCCCGCGACACCACGTCACCCCGGGCGTTCGGCTCCGACTACCGGGAGATCGTGCTGGGGGACGCCCTGCCGCCTGAGAAACGCGCCTTCCTGCGCGACCTGCTGGAGCGCAACGCGACCGGCGCCGGCGCGGCGCGGGTCCGGGCGGGCGTGCCGAAGGGCTGGGCGGTGGCGGACAAGACCGGCACGGGTTCCTACGGCACGCTCAACGACATCGCCGTGGTGTGGCCCCCGGGGTCCGCGCCGATCGTCATCTCGATCATGTCCAGCAAGGCCACCGAGGACGCCGCCTACGACCAGGCCCTCATAGCCGAGGCCGCGGCGTACGCGGTGGCCGTGCTGGCCCCGCGGGGGTAG
- a CDS encoding helix-turn-helix domain-containing protein gives MSDVRHINALDPGASPLDYYGYELRRHRETAGLTQKQLGAIVNYTGSLVGQVETARKLPTAEFSERVDAALGTGGLLSRLLGLVLRSQLPAWFQQVAELEARATEICTFHTHLVHGLLQTRGYARAVLGAMEVANLDDRTTVRLARQSIFGKQASPVLWAIFGEAALRQEIGGPEVMRTQLRHLLSYTDDPRVNIQVLPFKAGVHAGLEGSFDLFHFTSDPSILYTEGYGTGHPTANPDTVKDCSLRYDHLQAAALSIKDSAQLIRDIMEERYGEHDGVA, from the coding sequence ATGTCCGACGTCCGCCACATCAACGCCCTCGACCCGGGCGCGTCACCGCTCGACTACTACGGCTACGAGCTGCGCAGACACCGCGAGACGGCGGGCCTGACGCAGAAGCAGCTCGGCGCGATCGTGAACTACACGGGCTCGCTGGTGGGGCAGGTCGAGACGGCGCGGAAGCTGCCGACGGCGGAGTTCAGCGAGCGCGTCGACGCGGCGCTGGGCACCGGCGGGCTGCTGTCGCGGCTGCTGGGTCTGGTCCTGCGCAGCCAACTTCCGGCCTGGTTCCAGCAGGTCGCGGAGCTGGAGGCGCGGGCCACGGAGATCTGCACCTTTCACACGCACTTGGTGCACGGACTGCTGCAGACGAGGGGTTACGCCCGTGCGGTACTGGGTGCGATGGAGGTGGCCAACCTGGACGACCGCACGACGGTTCGTCTTGCGCGTCAGAGCATCTTTGGGAAGCAGGCGTCGCCTGTCCTGTGGGCAATCTTCGGCGAGGCCGCGCTTCGACAGGAGATCGGCGGCCCGGAGGTGATGCGGACGCAACTGCGGCACCTGTTGTCCTACACGGACGACCCGCGAGTGAACATCCAGGTGTTGCCGTTCAAGGCCGGTGTCCATGCCGGACTGGAAGGCTCATTCGACCTGTTCCACTTCACGAGCGATCCGTCCATCCTTTACACCGAGGGCTATGGGACCGGCCATCCCACGGCCAACCCGGACACGGTCAAGGACTGTTCGCTCCGTTACGATCACCTGCAAGCCGCAGCCCTCTCCATCAAGGACTCGGCGCAGCTGATCCGGGACATCATGGAGGAGCGCTATGGGGAGCACGACGGAGTGGCGTAA
- a CDS encoding DUF397 domain-containing protein, translating into MGSTTEWRKSTYSGDQGGSCVECAPLGGAAWRKSSYSGDQGGDCVECADVPHGVAVRDSKDVRRPALHLTRPAFAAFVAAAARGDLRAS; encoded by the coding sequence ATGGGGAGCACGACGGAGTGGCGTAAGTCCACCTACAGCGGCGACCAGGGCGGCTCATGCGTCGAGTGTGCCCCTCTCGGCGGCGCCGCCTGGCGCAAGTCGAGCTACAGCGGCGACCAGGGCGGCGACTGCGTCGAGTGCGCCGACGTGCCCCACGGTGTCGCCGTGCGGGACTCCAAGGACGTCCGCCGCCCCGCACTCCACCTCACGCGCCCCGCGTTCGCCGCGTTCGTCGCGGCGGCGGCCAGGGGGGACCTCCGGGCGTCATGA
- a CDS encoding cytochrome P450 encodes MSCPHLPPGFDFTDPDLLQARVPHPEFAEMRRTAPVWWCEQPAGISGFDDEGYWVVTRHADVRHVSTHPELFSSWTNTAVIRFNESISRDQIEVQKLIMLNMDPPEHTRVRQIVQRGFTPRAVRSLEAALRRRARSIVETARSGARPDGSFDFVTNIAVELPLQAIAELIGVPQEDRSKIFDWSNKMAAYDDPEYAITEEVGTEAAMEIVSYAMNLAAARKECPAGDIVSRLVAAEDEGNLSSDEFGFFVILLAVAGNETTRNAISHGMHAFLTHPEQWELYKRLRPDTTAEEIVRWATPVVSFQRTATQDVVLGGARIKKGDRVGLFYSSANNDPTVFDHPERFDITRDPNPHLGFGGGGPHFCLGKSLAVMEINLIFDAIADALPDLRLAGDPRRLRSAWLNGIKELRVTTG; translated from the coding sequence ATGTCCTGCCCCCACCTGCCCCCAGGGTTCGACTTCACCGACCCCGACCTCCTCCAGGCCCGCGTCCCCCACCCCGAGTTCGCCGAGATGCGGCGCACCGCGCCCGTCTGGTGGTGCGAACAGCCCGCCGGTATCTCCGGCTTCGACGACGAGGGCTACTGGGTCGTCACCCGGCACGCGGACGTCCGGCACGTCTCCACGCACCCGGAGCTCTTCTCCTCCTGGACCAACACGGCCGTCATCCGCTTCAACGAGTCCATCAGCCGCGACCAGATCGAGGTCCAGAAGCTGATCATGCTCAACATGGACCCGCCCGAGCACACGCGGGTCCGCCAGATCGTCCAGCGCGGCTTCACCCCGCGCGCCGTGCGCTCGCTCGAGGCCGCGCTGCGCCGCCGGGCGCGCTCGATCGTCGAGACGGCGCGGAGCGGCGCGAGGCCGGACGGCAGCTTCGACTTCGTCACGAACATCGCCGTGGAACTCCCCCTCCAGGCGATCGCCGAACTCATCGGCGTCCCTCAGGAGGACCGGTCCAAGATCTTCGACTGGTCCAACAAGATGGCCGCGTACGACGACCCCGAGTACGCCATCACCGAGGAGGTCGGCACGGAGGCGGCGATGGAGATCGTCTCGTACGCGATGAACCTCGCGGCCGCGCGGAAGGAGTGCCCGGCCGGTGACATCGTCAGCCGGCTCGTCGCGGCGGAGGACGAAGGCAACCTGTCGTCCGACGAGTTCGGCTTCTTCGTCATCCTGCTGGCGGTGGCCGGGAACGAGACCACCCGCAACGCGATCAGTCACGGCATGCACGCCTTCCTCACCCACCCCGAACAGTGGGAGCTCTACAAGCGGCTGCGCCCCGACACGACGGCGGAGGAGATCGTGCGCTGGGCGACACCCGTGGTCTCCTTCCAGCGCACCGCGACCCAGGACGTCGTCCTGGGCGGCGCCCGCATCAAGAAGGGCGACCGCGTCGGCCTCTTCTACTCCTCCGCCAACAACGACCCCACGGTCTTCGACCACCCGGAACGCTTCGACATCACCCGCGACCCCAACCCCCACCTGGGCTTCGGCGGCGGCGGCCCGCACTTCTGCCTCGGCAAGTCGCTGGCGGTCATGGAGATCAACCTGATCTTCGACGCGATAGCCGACGCCCTCCCCGACCTCCGCCTCGCGGGCGACCCCCGCCGGCTGCGCTCGGCGTGGCTGAACGGCATCAAGGAACTGCGGGTGACCACTGGTTGA
- a CDS encoding GNAT family N-acetyltransferase, whose translation MTVWTLAPEPFDSPDATALRRAYYHDVASRYWGRPATVEEVDEGLTGDGAELLTPPTGRFVVGRYGGEAAACGGVLMLDQERAELTQVFLLHDFRGRKGASLLMETLEHEARALGARRMVLNTRLDLVEARALYARHGYVEIPAYCTGPYMDIWYGKDL comes from the coding sequence ATGACCGTATGGACATTGGCCCCCGAGCCGTTCGACTCCCCCGACGCGACCGCGCTGCGACGCGCCTACTACCACGATGTGGCGAGCCGTTACTGGGGTCGGCCCGCGACGGTGGAGGAGGTCGACGAAGGGCTCACCGGCGACGGAGCCGAGCTGCTGACGCCGCCGACGGGCCGGTTCGTCGTCGGCAGGTACGGGGGCGAGGCGGCGGCCTGCGGCGGGGTGCTGATGCTGGACCAGGAACGCGCGGAGCTCACCCAGGTCTTCCTGCTGCACGACTTCCGGGGCCGCAAGGGAGCCTCGCTGCTCATGGAGACGCTGGAGCACGAGGCCCGTGCGCTCGGCGCGCGGCGGATGGTCCTCAACACCCGCCTCGACCTGGTCGAGGCCCGCGCCCTGTACGCGCGGCACGGCTACGTGGAGATACCGGCGTACTGCACCGGCCCGTACATGGACATCTGGTACGGCAAGGACCTCTGA
- a CDS encoding ATP-binding protein, with protein sequence MNEEIPQYGMRFTAGAHSARHIRRIVRCYLILWKLRELTESVELAVTELLANVVRHVPGGRCGLLILRHPQGVRVEVSDGCAQLPVPQRAGAEDESGRGLALLEAVVDKWGVDSRGGTGKTVWFEVAQVAERADLADDD encoded by the coding sequence GTGAACGAAGAGATTCCCCAGTACGGTATGCGCTTCACCGCAGGCGCCCACTCCGCCAGGCACATCCGGCGGATCGTCCGTTGCTATCTGATCCTCTGGAAGCTGCGGGAGCTGACCGAATCCGTCGAGCTGGCGGTGACCGAGCTGTTGGCCAATGTAGTGCGCCATGTTCCGGGCGGGCGCTGTGGGTTGCTGATCCTGCGGCATCCGCAGGGCGTGCGGGTGGAAGTGTCGGACGGGTGCGCGCAGTTGCCCGTGCCTCAGCGGGCCGGGGCGGAGGACGAGTCCGGGCGGGGGCTCGCACTGCTGGAGGCCGTCGTCGACAAATGGGGCGTCGACAGCCGGGGCGGAACCGGCAAGACGGTCTGGTTCGAGGTCGCCCAAGTGGCGGAACGCGCCGACCTGGCGGACGATGACTGA
- a CDS encoding ECF transporter S component, protein MSSPAPPTPRVTRPVRLGPRSIAALVLISAIGVVFFGWPLLAGGSSGLAAHSGDAPWLFGALLPLLVAVVVATIADSGMDAKAVAMLGVLAAVGAALRPLGAGTAGLEPMFFLMVLSGRVLGPGFGFVLGAVTMFASALLTGGVGPWMPFQMLSMGWFTMGAGLLPGAERLRGRAELLMLAVYGALAAFAYGTVMNLYGWTIISGLSSGISFHPGAPVHENLVRFLAYCAATSLGWDLGRAVLTVVLTFTLGATLLKALRRATRRAAFEAPATFEAPGGGPRP, encoded by the coding sequence GTGAGCAGCCCTGCCCCGCCCACGCCCCGGGTCACCCGTCCCGTCCGACTCGGGCCCCGCTCGATCGCCGCGCTCGTCCTGATCAGCGCGATCGGCGTGGTCTTCTTCGGCTGGCCGCTGCTCGCCGGCGGGAGCTCGGGGCTCGCGGCCCACTCCGGCGACGCGCCGTGGCTGTTCGGCGCGCTGCTCCCGCTCCTCGTCGCCGTCGTCGTCGCGACGATCGCCGACAGTGGCATGGACGCGAAGGCCGTGGCGATGCTCGGCGTGCTGGCCGCGGTCGGGGCGGCGCTGAGACCGCTCGGCGCGGGGACGGCGGGGCTGGAGCCCATGTTCTTCCTGATGGTGCTGAGCGGCAGGGTCCTCGGCCCCGGTTTCGGGTTCGTGCTCGGCGCCGTCACCATGTTCGCGTCGGCGCTGCTGACGGGCGGGGTGGGACCGTGGATGCCGTTCCAGATGCTCTCCATGGGCTGGTTCACCATGGGCGCGGGCCTGCTGCCGGGCGCGGAGCGGCTGCGCGGGCGGGCGGAGCTGCTGATGCTCGCCGTGTACGGGGCGCTCGCGGCGTTCGCGTACGGCACGGTCATGAACCTGTACGGCTGGACGATCATCAGCGGGCTGTCGTCCGGGATCTCGTTCCACCCCGGTGCTCCGGTGCACGAGAACCTGGTCCGCTTCCTCGCGTACTGCGCCGCCACGTCCCTGGGCTGGGACCTGGGCCGTGCGGTGCTCACGGTGGTGCTGACGTTCACCCTCGGCGCGACGCTGCTCAAGGCGCTGCGGCGCGCGACGCGGCGGGCCGCGTTCGAGGCGCCGGCCACGTTCGAGGCGCCCGGCGGCGGGCCGCGTCCATGA
- a CDS encoding antibiotic biosynthesis monooxygenase family protein codes for MSIVKINVLTVPDEQREVLEKRFASRAGAVESSDGFEWFELLRPVEGTDQYLVYTRWRDEASFQAWMEGPMKAAHQGGATQDGGGERPKPAATGSTVWSFEVVQQAAPKSRS; via the coding sequence ATGAGCATCGTGAAGATCAACGTCCTCACCGTCCCCGACGAGCAGCGCGAGGTCCTCGAGAAGCGGTTCGCCTCGCGTGCCGGCGCCGTGGAGAGTTCGGACGGGTTCGAGTGGTTCGAGCTGCTGCGGCCCGTCGAGGGCACCGACCAGTACCTGGTGTACACGCGCTGGCGTGACGAGGCCTCGTTCCAGGCGTGGATGGAGGGGCCGATGAAGGCCGCCCACCAGGGCGGCGCCACGCAGGACGGTGGCGGCGAGCGTCCCAAGCCCGCCGCCACCGGGTCCACCGTGTGGTCGTTCGAGGTCGTGCAGCAGGCCGCGCCCAAGTCGCGGTCCTAG
- a CDS encoding steroid 3-ketoacyl-CoA thiolase, whose amino-acid sequence MAAEPVIVEAVRTPIGKRGGLLANLHPAYLLGETYRELLARTGIPADCVEQIVGGTVTHAGEQSMNPARTAWLTVGLPYETAATTVDCQCGSSQQAGHMVANMISAGVIDIGISCGVEAMSRVPLGSGSKHGPGKPFPDEWNVDLPNQFEAAERIARRRGLSREDVDRLGLLSQQRAAVAWSEERFKRETYAVQVPTTEEEQAAGQGMWRLVDRDEGLRDTSAEALAGLKPVMPTAVHTAGNSSQISDGAAALMWASKRMARALKLKPRARIVAQALVGADPHYHLDGPIDATRAVLGRAGMSLKDIDVVEINEAFASVVLSWAQVFDQDLDKVNVNGGGIALGHPVGATGARLVTTALHELERQDKEFALIAMCAGGAQATGTIIQRI is encoded by the coding sequence ATGGCCGCGGAACCCGTCATCGTCGAAGCCGTACGCACCCCCATCGGCAAGCGGGGAGGACTCCTCGCCAACCTCCATCCCGCCTACCTGCTGGGCGAGACCTACCGTGAACTCCTCGCGCGCACCGGCATCCCCGCGGACTGCGTCGAGCAGATCGTCGGCGGCACCGTCACCCACGCCGGCGAGCAGTCCATGAACCCCGCGCGCACGGCCTGGCTCACCGTCGGCCTGCCCTACGAGACGGCGGCCACCACCGTCGACTGCCAGTGCGGCTCTTCGCAGCAGGCGGGCCACATGGTCGCCAACATGATCTCGGCCGGGGTCATCGACATCGGCATCAGCTGCGGCGTCGAAGCGATGTCGCGGGTGCCGCTCGGCAGCGGCTCCAAGCACGGGCCGGGCAAACCCTTCCCCGACGAGTGGAACGTCGACCTCCCCAACCAGTTCGAGGCCGCGGAGCGCATCGCCCGCCGCCGCGGGCTGAGTCGGGAGGACGTGGACCGCCTCGGACTGCTGTCGCAGCAACGGGCGGCGGTCGCCTGGAGCGAGGAGCGCTTCAAACGCGAGACGTACGCCGTGCAGGTGCCGACCACGGAGGAGGAACAGGCGGCGGGGCAGGGGATGTGGCGACTGGTCGACCGGGACGAAGGACTGCGCGACACGTCGGCGGAGGCGCTGGCGGGTCTGAAACCGGTCATGCCGACCGCCGTGCACACGGCCGGGAACTCGTCACAGATCTCCGACGGCGCGGCCGCCCTCATGTGGGCGTCCAAGCGCATGGCACGGGCGCTCAAGCTGAAGCCACGGGCCCGTATCGTCGCGCAGGCCCTCGTCGGCGCCGACCCGCACTACCACCTCGACGGCCCGATCGACGCGACGCGGGCGGTACTGGGCAGGGCGGGCATGTCGCTCAAGGACATCGACGTCGTCGAGATCAACGAGGCGTTCGCGTCCGTCGTGCTCAGCTGGGCCCAGGTCTTCGACCAGGATCTCGACAAGGTCAACGTCAACGGCGGCGGCATAGCGCTCGGCCACCCGGTCGGCGCGACGGGCGCCCGGCTCGTCACCACGGCGCTCCACGAACTGGAGCGCCAGGACAAGGAGTTCGCCCTGATCGCGATGTGCGCGGGCGGCGCGCAGGCGACGGGCACGATCATCCAGCGGATCTGA
- a CDS encoding bifunctional glycosyltransferase 87/phosphatase PAP2 family protein yields MANAEHSVRGSATADSRIGAARAALWLFAAVLAVRQTAAVLTSPPGERLTDLGTWIGENGVLHVPGSLYDEGRFTGTPFAGLVLKPLARSAEQSLGVAWTFGTLLLVVALGLVAARALPIPVSRRSTLLAAPVAISLLMLSLPVRNSFHLGQTSIIPVLLVLLGCLAVRSERPAGLLIGIGAALQPTVLLFAPLLWFTGRRRAAVTAAGSFAALSALAWAAMPGDSWAYWVHHVAGAGLGESPDSLANQSLHGALLRFGLEGPLEIAVFSLLAAAVVFFGLRRAVRYAQDGQLLLAVALTGCVAVAVSPTAWQHQLLWVLLAVVGRVGRRASDRMLWPVLVVLAITLPGKMLLPNLTVLHPVRDNVLLVAALAAACAVPFLKLDSPYFRRPVPTQYAAPAPARWARVPLLPFWRRVLSRPNLLLELLVIRVGYSVYSHIRAAATGSVGAAEEHARQIHSVEGALGIDIEHWVNQAVVRTEWLEAFFNFYYTSFHFVVPLSILGVLYVRRPSDYRWARASLAFATVLALLGFWLYPLAPPRLMPGMGFIDTVHGPQDLANPDYGAMTAVTNQYAAMPSLHFGWSLWCGLVVLVLAPKLWMKLLALLHPLFTVCAIVATANHWVLDAVGGAAVVGAGFGLTYVLAGRRKLLIPARSVPSARSAHDADDKETAAARV; encoded by the coding sequence GTGGCGAACGCGGAACACAGCGTGCGCGGGAGTGCGACGGCGGATTCGAGAATCGGCGCGGCCAGGGCCGCGCTGTGGCTCTTCGCGGCAGTGCTCGCCGTACGGCAGACAGCGGCCGTCCTGACCAGCCCGCCCGGTGAGCGGCTCACCGACCTGGGGACGTGGATCGGCGAGAACGGCGTACTGCACGTGCCCGGCTCCCTCTACGACGAGGGCCGGTTCACCGGCACCCCGTTCGCCGGGCTGGTGCTCAAGCCGCTCGCCAGATCGGCGGAGCAGAGCCTCGGCGTCGCCTGGACGTTCGGCACGCTGCTGCTCGTGGTCGCCCTCGGTCTGGTCGCGGCCCGCGCCCTGCCGATCCCCGTCTCCCGCCGCAGCACCCTGCTGGCCGCGCCGGTCGCCATCAGCCTGCTGATGCTGTCGCTGCCGGTACGCAACAGCTTCCACCTCGGCCAGACCAGCATCATCCCCGTGCTGCTCGTCCTCCTCGGCTGCCTCGCCGTGCGCAGCGAGAGACCCGCGGGTCTGCTCATCGGCATCGGCGCAGCCCTCCAGCCGACCGTCCTGCTCTTCGCACCCCTGCTCTGGTTCACCGGCCGCCGCCGCGCCGCGGTCACCGCGGCCGGCTCCTTCGCCGCCCTGTCCGCCCTCGCCTGGGCCGCGATGCCCGGCGACTCGTGGGCGTACTGGGTGCACCACGTCGCGGGCGCCGGTCTCGGCGAGAGCCCCGACAGCCTCGCCAACCAGTCCCTGCACGGCGCGCTGCTCCGCTTCGGCCTCGAGGGCCCGCTGGAGATCGCCGTCTTTTCGCTCCTCGCGGCGGCGGTCGTGTTCTTCGGTCTGCGGCGCGCCGTCCGCTACGCCCAGGACGGCCAGCTGCTGCTCGCCGTCGCCCTCACCGGCTGCGTCGCCGTCGCCGTCTCACCGACCGCCTGGCAGCACCAGCTCCTGTGGGTGCTGCTCGCCGTCGTGGGCCGGGTCGGCCGGCGGGCCTCCGACCGGATGCTGTGGCCCGTGCTCGTCGTCCTCGCGATCACGCTGCCGGGCAAGATGCTGCTGCCCAACCTCACGGTGCTCCACCCGGTGCGCGACAACGTCCTCCTCGTCGCCGCACTGGCCGCCGCGTGCGCCGTGCCGTTCCTCAAGCTCGACTCGCCGTACTTCCGCCGCCCCGTCCCCACCCAGTACGCCGCACCGGCCCCGGCGCGCTGGGCCCGCGTACCGCTGCTGCCGTTCTGGCGGCGGGTGCTCAGCCGCCCGAACCTGCTGCTCGAACTGCTCGTCATCCGGGTCGGCTACTCGGTCTACTCGCACATCCGCGCCGCCGCGACCGGCAGCGTGGGCGCTGCGGAGGAACACGCCCGGCAGATCCACTCCGTGGAGGGCGCGCTCGGCATCGACATCGAGCACTGGGTCAACCAGGCGGTGGTGCGCACCGAGTGGCTGGAAGCCTTCTTCAACTTCTATTACACGTCGTTCCACTTCGTGGTCCCGCTGTCGATCCTCGGCGTCCTCTACGTCCGCAGGCCCTCCGACTACCGCTGGGCCCGCGCCTCGCTCGCCTTCGCGACGGTGCTCGCGCTCCTCGGCTTCTGGCTCTACCCGCTGGCCCCGCCGCGTCTGATGCCCGGCATGGGCTTCATCGACACCGTCCACGGCCCGCAGGACCTCGCCAACCCGGACTACGGGGCGATGACCGCCGTCACCAACCAGTACGCGGCGATGCCGTCCCTGCACTTCGGCTGGTCGCTGTGGTGCGGACTGGTCGTGCTGGTCCTCGCGCCCAAGCTGTGGATGAAGCTGCTGGCGTTGCTGCACCCGCTGTTCACGGTCTGCGCGATCGTCGCCACCGCCAACCACTGGGTCCTCGACGCCGTGGGCGGCGCGGCGGTCGTCGGAGCGGGCTTCGGCCTGACGTACGTACTGGCGGGCCGCAGGAAGCTGCTGATCCCGGCGAGGTCCGTGCCGTCGGCGAGGTCGGCCCACGACGCCGACGACAAGGAGACGGCCGCCGCGCGTGTGTGA
- a CDS encoding O-methyltransferase: MTQDQWQAVDGYISDLLVAEDEALTEALAASAAAGLPAINVAPNQGKLLHLLAQTQGARTALEIGTLGGYSTIWLARALPEDGRLISLEYDPAHAEVARANIARAGLAKIAEVRTGAALETLPRIAAEPGAGPFDLVFIDADKRNNPRYVEWALRLTRPGSLIIVDNVVRGGGVVDATSEDPSILGTREMFELVAREPRLDATALQTVGVKGYDGLLVARVIA; encoded by the coding sequence ATGACTCAGGATCAATGGCAGGCCGTGGACGGCTACATCAGTGATCTCCTCGTGGCGGAGGACGAGGCGCTCACCGAGGCCCTCGCGGCGAGCGCGGCGGCGGGGCTCCCCGCGATCAACGTCGCCCCCAATCAGGGCAAACTGCTGCATCTGCTGGCGCAGACGCAGGGTGCGCGCACAGCGCTGGAGATCGGCACGCTGGGCGGCTACAGCACGATCTGGCTGGCGCGGGCGCTGCCGGAGGACGGCAGGCTCATCTCGCTCGAGTACGACCCGGCCCACGCGGAGGTGGCCCGTGCGAACATCGCCCGCGCGGGCCTGGCGAAGATCGCCGAGGTCCGCACGGGCGCGGCCCTCGAAACCCTGCCGCGCATCGCGGCGGAACCGGGCGCGGGCCCGTTCGACCTGGTCTTCATCGACGCGGACAAGCGCAACAACCCCCGCTATGTGGAGTGGGCACTGCGCCTGACCCGCCCCGGCAGCCTGATCATCGTGGACAACGTGGTGCGCGGCGGGGGTGTGGTCGACGCGACGAGCGAGGACCCGTCGATCCTCGGGACGCGCGAGATGTTCGAACTGGTCGCCCGGGAGCCGAGGCTGGACGCGACGGCGCTGCAGACGGTGGGGGTGAAGGGGTACGACGGTCTGCTGGTGGCGCGGGTGATCGCGTGA
- a CDS encoding DUF2330 domain-containing protein: protein MRGNIQEFGVRARLVTVLLAVLVLQLGSLISPAYACGCGAMVVDRNAEISVARESSVIDWDGRTEQIVMRFTVDSNAPEAAWIMPVPNRATVELADGALFDELVRIAAPQHRTRHYFWPRGGDWPFDDTDGAGAPAPGAAAPGVGVVGRERLGDFDVARLTATDPDALGDWLAENGFELPEGLGQDLEPYVDAGWEYVAVKLAPSSEGTTLDGTLDPLRLSFASEKLVYPMRLSRRATTPQSLGLFVLAGHRMEPRDNIGGSEPEVTYAGKVEPRGAVGRLTGGEERFLTALDQHFPEPGRIDGDHELVATAQDTPFRRVIWDDDLLTVAGVPVWLLTVGGGAAVVAVAVVSLLRVRVRRRGTPVPGVAS, encoded by the coding sequence ATGCGGGGGAACATACAAGAATTCGGGGTACGCGCGCGCCTGGTCACGGTGCTGCTGGCGGTACTCGTGCTGCAGCTCGGCTCGCTGATCAGCCCGGCCTACGCCTGTGGCTGCGGCGCGATGGTGGTGGACCGGAACGCGGAGATCTCCGTCGCCCGGGAGTCGTCGGTGATCGACTGGGACGGTCGCACCGAGCAGATCGTCATGCGCTTCACGGTCGACTCCAACGCTCCGGAAGCGGCGTGGATCATGCCCGTGCCGAACCGGGCGACGGTCGAACTGGCGGACGGCGCCCTCTTCGACGAACTCGTCCGGATCGCCGCCCCCCAGCACCGTACGCGCCACTACTTCTGGCCACGCGGCGGCGACTGGCCCTTCGACGACACGGACGGCGCGGGCGCACCCGCGCCGGGCGCGGCCGCCCCCGGGGTCGGGGTCGTCGGCCGCGAACGGCTCGGCGACTTCGACGTGGCACGGCTGACCGCGACCGATCCGGACGCGCTCGGCGACTGGCTCGCCGAGAACGGCTTCGAACTGCCCGAGGGCCTAGGTCAGGATCTGGAACCGTACGTCGACGCGGGCTGGGAGTACGTGGCCGTGAAGCTCGCGCCGAGCAGTGAGGGAACGACGCTCGACGGCACGCTGGACCCGCTGCGGCTGAGCTTCGCCAGCGAGAAGCTCGTCTACCCGATGCGCCTGTCCCGGCGCGCGACGACGCCCCAGTCGCTCGGTCTGTTCGTCCTCGCGGGGCACCGCATGGAACCGCGCGACAACATCGGCGGCTCGGAACCCGAGGTGACGTACGCGGGGAAGGTCGAGCCGCGCGGCGCGGTGGGACGGCTCACCGGCGGGGAGGAACGCTTCCTCACCGCACTCGACCAGCACTTTCCCGAGCCGGGCCGGATCGACGGGGACCACGAACTGGTGGCCACCGCGCAGGACACACCCTTTCGGCGGGTGATCTGGGACGACGACCTGCTGACCGTCGCCGGCGTGCCCGTGTGGCTGCTGACGGTCGGCGGCGGTGCCGCCGTCGTCGCCGTCGCGGTGGTGTCGCTGCTGCGCGTACGGGTGAGGCGCCGTGGCACTCCCGTGCCGGGCGTGGCCTCGTGA